The stretch of DNA CGTGGACGCAAGCGACAGTTCATCGACCAGGCTGCGTTTGCCGTTGCCATTGAAGCCGCCGCTGCCGTCGCCCTGACTGCCGTTGTCCCGGCGCGCCTTTTTCGGGCGGAATGTGTCCGGGTCTATGCCTATGGGGAATACACCGAGCCGCGTGGCATTGCCTTCGTAGTAGTAGGTGTCGCCGTGCGATTCGCCGCTGAGTTCGATGTCTAGCGAGTCCACGAGATTGTGCATGTAGCGTTCGTTGTGCAAGCCGACGAGGTCGTATCCCAGCAGCGCCTGCAGCGTATCGTGCGACCACGGCAGGATGTTGAATATCTCCGCCGGCGGGAACGGCACATGCAGGAAGAAGCCAATCTTGCCGCGCCAACCCATGCGGCGCAGTTCGTAACCGAGGTGGAACAGGTGAAAGTCTTGTACCCATATCAGGTCGTCGCGGCTGAGCAATGGCAGCAACGATGAGGCGAAGCGCCGGTTGACGCGGCGATAAGTGCGGTATGTTTGGCTACGGATATCCACATGCGAGGGGAAGCTGTGGAGCAGGGGCCAAAGCGTGCGGTTGGAATAGCCGAGGTAGAACTGGCTAACCTCGTCGCCGGACAGGTCCATCGTGGCGTGCTGCAAGCGCCCGAACACCCTGACGGTTGGGCCCATCGTGACTCTGCGGCGGGAGGTCCGGCCACTCCAGCCGAACCACATCCCGCCGCTAAGTTCCATTGCGGCGCGAACGGCGGTAACCAATCCACCCGCCGACGCCTCGCCTTTGCCTTGCTCTTCGAAGCTTTCACTGGGCGGGACACGGTTCGACACGACTATGAGTCTGCGGTTCAGCGCCATGGACTGCCGCCTTTCAGAGCGCGATGCCCCGCCGCACTAGGCCGCACTATGAACGATTGTTGATACTGAAATCGATGTTTATAGGGGTTCCCGCTTGAATACTACGCGGTCAAGCGCGTACTTACCGCCGCCGATAACGCCGATAACGCCCGCAACGATGAACCACAGGATGGTAACTTCGCCGCCGTGCGCCACGAACGCATTGCCGCCGTCCGGAGGATTGGGATACAGGTGCGGCCAGGGCCAGACAGGGCTAAGCATGGCGTGTACGCCGAAGTACGCGATTATCATCGTTACGGCGATAGCGCCTGCGCCGAGCCGCGTCAGGAAACCGAAACCGATGAGCAGAGCAGAAATCAGCTCGACCCAGCCTGCGAGATCAACCAGTGCGCCAAGCCCGTTGGGGTTTGCGCCGGCGGGGAATCCCCACAGCAAGAACGCCTTCTGGATTCCGTGCAGGAAGACCAGAATCGCGAATATAACGCGGAACAGCAGCCAAAACTCGTCCGCATACTTTTCCAAAATACCGCCGAAGATACCGGGTTGAGTGTCACTTTCCTGCATGGACCCCTCCTGAGCCGTTGCGGGCGTCTTCCATAAACCTGCTCAAATAAACTTGAGCATTCCCATACATTGGGCTATCAGTATGCAACGCAAAGCCAAATGTGTCAACATCTTACGCGCGCGAGGTACGAATGACAAGTGGTAACTAAACCATGAGACGATTTCACAAGTCTTTAATGTTGTCATTCCGACCCTTAATCTATTATTCCGAATGCTCTTCCCTTGTCATTCCGAACGCAGTGAGAAACCTGAAATCGTCGCGTGCAAACCTGTTCCCGACTTTAGATTTCTCGCTGCGCTCGAAATGACGATGAATTGCCGAAATGAAAGGGGTAACTTGCGAATGACAGGTACAAATGACAGGTATAAATTGCATTTGTGAAATCGTCTCAAACCATGCCCAGTATCAAATTCGCACGCTCTATTGACACTTATATCGCAAGGTGATAGATTTCGCGTGACTTGATATGTACCTTAATATAAGCTGAATATCTAACGCGCAGGTTTACGGGGAAGGGGGTGTGAATCCCCCACGGACGCGCCACTGTGAGCGGGTAGCGTTGCGGCATTTGCCACTGGTCTAGCCGATGCACCATATCGATGCACGGACGACTGGGAAGGCGCCGCAACCGCGACGATTCGCGAGTCAGGATACCTATCCCGCGCGTTGGAAGTTGGCTTCTCGTCGGTAGGGAGCGCTTCCATGCCCGCGCTTGTTCAGCGTGGGTATCGCTAATTTGCGCTCCGACTATTGTGGATGTCGGGGCGTTTTTTTGTCAGTCTTTCAGTTGGTCAGCAATGACCACTGCGTTTGATTTACGAACTGGCAGACTGACATGCTGAAAGACTGACTGACCACTTATGATTGTACTTCTGACCACATCGGACACGGACATCATGACGCTCGAGCGCGCGAAGGCGGCACTGCCGGACGGTCTCGCGGATACGGGCGCGGTGAATCCGTTTGCGCTGATGCAGGAAGATGGCGCGTTCGACGAGTTCGCGCGGGATGTGCTGCCGAATGCCGGTATCGTGCTTGCGCGGCTGCTGGGCGGCGATAAGGCGATGGGCGAACACTTCCGCACGCTTGAGTCGGAATGCGGGCGGCTAGGCGTGCCGTTGGTCGCGTGCTCCGGCGAGCCTGTACGCGATGCGGTGTTCGAGCGGCGTTCGACCACGCCTCCGATTGTGGCGCAGACGGCGTTCGAGTACCTTAACCACGGCGGGGTGGCGAATCTAGCCAACCTGCTGCGATTCCTGAGCGACGAAGCGTTGGGCAGCGAATATGGATACGAACCGCCGGTGCCGCTGCCTCAGGACGGCATATATCGCGCGGGCAGATTGGACGCCGTGCCACTCGACGAGTACCGGCGGCTGTACTGCGACGCGGACAAGCCCACCGCCGCGCTGCTGTTCTACCGCGCGCACTGGGTCAGCCAAAATCTCGAGTTCGTGGACGCGATGGTTGACGCGCTCGAACGGCACGGCTGCAACGCGCTGCCGGTCTTTTGCTCCAGCCTGCGCGAGGACAACGGCGCAGTTTTCCGCAAGTATCTGATGCGCGGCAATGGCGCAAACGGTACAGGCAGCGTTCATGTCAAAAACGAAAGCGGCATCGCTGCCGACCGGAACGGCGTGGATGTCACGGACGACTCACAGGGCGCGAAGCGCGGCAACGGCAACACAGCCGCAGCGGTCGATGTGGTGATATGCACGCAGAGCTTTGCCATGAGCCATCATCGTGGTGTGGAAAGCGCGCAGGCGGACGGTGAGACGGATGCGAACTGGGACATTCGCGCGTTGCAGCAACTGGATGTGCCGATTTTACAGGCTATCGTAGCCACCGAGCCGCGCGCGCTTTGGGAAGAGCGCGAAATCGGACTTAGTCCGATGGACATCGCGATGAATGTCGCGCTGCCAGAACTGGACGGGCGCCTCATCACCGTGCCGGTGTCGTTTAAGGAACGAGTCAATGCTGACATGGATGGGAAGGATGGTATGACCGGCGGCGAGACGCGGCGGTATGTGCCGGACTTGGAGCAGACGGAGGCGGTGTGTTCGTTGGCGGCGCGGTATGCGCGCATGGCTCGCACGCCCGCGTCCGAGCGCAAAATCGCCATCGTGCTGAGCAACTATCCAACGAAGGCGTCCCGGCTGGGCAATGCCGTCGGGCTGGATACACCCGCATCCGCCATTAACCTGCTGCGCGCGATGCAGAACGCCGGCTACACTGTCGAAGACATCCCCGCGCACGGCGACGAACTTATGCAGCGGCTCATCGATCGCTGCACCTACGACGCCGACATCCTCACGCCGGAGCAGATGCGGAACGCCGAAGGACGCGTCTCCGCCAATGAGTACGCCGGGCAGTTCGCCGCGCTGCCACAGGATGTGCAAGCCGATGTGCGCGAGGATTGGGGCGAGCCGCCGGGCAGCGTCTATGTGGACGACGACCACCTGTTCATAGCGGGTTTGCGGCTGGGCAATGTGTTTGTCGGCATACAGCCGCCGCGCGGATTCGGCGAAAATCCGATAGCCATCTACCACAGCCCGGATATTGCTCCCACGCACCACTACATCGCGTTCTATCGCTGGCTGCGCGACGGATTCGGCGCGGACGCGGTAGTACATCTGGGCAAACACGGCACGCTCGAATGGATGCCGGGCAAAGGCGTCGGGCTGTCGCGTTCCTGCATACCGGAGGTCTGCCTGCCGGACCTGCCGCACTTCTACCCGTTCATCATTAACAACCCAGGCGAAGGAACGCAGGCGAAGCGCCGCAGCCACGCGGTCATCATCGACCATCTAGTTCCCGCGATGACGACCGCAGACAGCTACGGCGACATTACGCGTTGCGAGCAGCTTATGGACGAGTACGCACGCGCGCAGGGAATGGACCCGCAGAAACTGCCGATGCTGCGTCAGCAGATTTGGGAAGTCGTGCAGAAGGCGCGGCTGAACGAAGACCTGAATGTGCATGAGATACCGGACGACTTCGACGACTTTATCCTGCACATCGACGGCTACATCTGCGAGCTGAAGGACGCGCAGATACGCGACGCGCTTCATACCTTGGGCGAAGCACCACAAGCTGAAATGTTAATCGGGCTGCTGCTCGCGCTGACGCGGCTGAACAACGGCGACATACCCGGCTTGCGACACGCCATCGGAGACGCGCTCGGCATCGATTACGCGGCGATGATGCGCGACAGAAGTGCGGCGGTTGCGAGTAGTCAGTTTTCAGTTTTCAGTGATATGTTGTCGGCTGTGAATGGGCAGGGACAGACGGATGGTTACGAGATACGCAGTGCCGGGGGTGTTGTTGAAGGGTTGGAAACGATGGCGCGCGAACTCTACCGGCGTCTGTACAAGACGGATTTCGACAGCGCCAGCGTAGAGCGGATAGCCACAGATATGCT from Chloroflexota bacterium encodes:
- a CDS encoding DoxX family protein, which codes for MQESDTQPGIFGGILEKYADEFWLLFRVIFAILVFLHGIQKAFLLWGFPAGANPNGLGALVDLAGWVELISALLIGFGFLTRLGAGAIAVTMIIAYFGVHAMLSPVWPWPHLYPNPPDGGNAFVAHGGEVTILWFIVAGVIGVIGGGKYALDRVVFKREPL
- the cobN gene encoding cobaltochelatase subunit CobN, which translates into the protein MIVLLTTSDTDIMTLERAKAALPDGLADTGAVNPFALMQEDGAFDEFARDVLPNAGIVLARLLGGDKAMGEHFRTLESECGRLGVPLVACSGEPVRDAVFERRSTTPPIVAQTAFEYLNHGGVANLANLLRFLSDEALGSEYGYEPPVPLPQDGIYRAGRLDAVPLDEYRRLYCDADKPTAALLFYRAHWVSQNLEFVDAMVDALERHGCNALPVFCSSLREDNGAVFRKYLMRGNGANGTGSVHVKNESGIAADRNGVDVTDDSQGAKRGNGNTAAAVDVVICTQSFAMSHHRGVESAQADGETDANWDIRALQQLDVPILQAIVATEPRALWEEREIGLSPMDIAMNVALPELDGRLITVPVSFKERVNADMDGKDGMTGGETRRYVPDLEQTEAVCSLAARYARMARTPASERKIAIVLSNYPTKASRLGNAVGLDTPASAINLLRAMQNAGYTVEDIPAHGDELMQRLIDRCTYDADILTPEQMRNAEGRVSANEYAGQFAALPQDVQADVREDWGEPPGSVYVDDDHLFIAGLRLGNVFVGIQPPRGFGENPIAIYHSPDIAPTHHYIAFYRWLRDGFGADAVVHLGKHGTLEWMPGKGVGLSRSCIPEVCLPDLPHFYPFIINNPGEGTQAKRRSHAVIIDHLVPAMTTADSYGDITRCEQLMDEYARAQGMDPQKLPMLRQQIWEVVQKARLNEDLNVHEIPDDFDDFILHIDGYICELKDAQIRDALHTLGEAPQAEMLIGLLLALTRLNNGDIPGLRHAIGDALGIDYAAMMRDRSAAVASSQFSVFSDMLSAVNGQGQTDGYEIRSAGGVVEGLETMARELYRRLYKTDFDSASVERIATDMLIDTGDVPRVLRYVCDSIYPALTQTTDEIDALLRGFDGRFISPGPAGAPTRGMAGVLPTGRNFYSMDPRSLPSETSWQIGRELADSLVERYLNDEGEYPESVGISVWGTSAMRTHGDDIAQILALIGVRPTWQEESRRVSGLEVIPLEELGRPRIDVTVRISGFFRDAFQNLIVMMDDAFHKVANLDEPTGRNFILKHYAAELAEKRASDISVETAASESLYRIFGSKPGSYGAGILQAIDDGSWQSDEDLAAVYTAWGSYAYGRRQHGVSAAPEFRRRFAAIDVATKNQDNREHDIFDSDDYMQFHGGMIATVRALAGDNPRHFFGDSSDTSLPRTRDLKEEAQRVFRSRVVNPKWMDGMKRHGYKGAFELAATVDYIFGYDATSQIIDDWMYQEVTERYALDADMQQFFEQSNPWALHSIAERLMEAADRGMWENAPEETLNELRRVYLQTEALLEERQEVG
- a CDS encoding trehalose-6-phosphate synthase, whose amino-acid sequence is MALNRRLIVVSNRVPPSESFEEQGKGEASAGGLVTAVRAAMELSGGMWFGWSGRTSRRRVTMGPTVRVFGRLQHATMDLSGDEVSQFYLGYSNRTLWPLLHSFPSHVDIRSQTYRTYRRVNRRFASSLLPLLSRDDLIWVQDFHLFHLGYELRRMGWRGKIGFFLHVPFPPAEIFNILPWSHDTLQALLGYDLVGLHNERYMHNLVDSLDIELSGESHGDTYYYEGNATRLGVFPIGIDPDTFRPKKARRDNGSQGDGSGGFNGNGKRSLVDELSLASTPDLQLILGVDRLDYTKGIPNRLRIFERMLERHPNLRNKLIYIQISSPSRTRVPEYVQEKEQVERLVGQINGRFSEAGWVPIRYLYRSYAQSDLAGFYHDADVCLVTPLRDGMNLVAKEFVAAQGEDSPGVLVLSRFAGAASTMHDAVIVNPYDIDGTAEATYQALRMPLEERRRRNRKLLSVVEKHSSQNWSRTFTATLQAL